A genomic window from Amia ocellicauda isolate fAmiCal2 chromosome 15, fAmiCal2.hap1, whole genome shotgun sequence includes:
- the bbs10 gene encoding BBSome complex assembly protein BBS10 gives MKDVQSLGIGTLVQIAETLESIVGRCFGPHGGQVLFTKATGEVLLTRDGKQIFTSLLLDHPVARVLVDCISVHCSVTGDGAKSFILLLSALLRGLQASVGKGTAGQTTCHRSLNRGKQVSHELRRVANCLLTFQTHVLEGIIQQHLGQHVTSLFSHDGRTTGKDKLQSIMEAYFCGKTGRAHCRLLSALACDYYFKCNCEGNRVGALSLICEHFSELHTTVTGLPVSSSQILEGLVLHRDFTVHCPTDGQLNIVVVTEPIQPSFSASGTTLHLGSDSQLQSCYSWISDRVEEMMNSLHQSQVKLLLSSVKQSDLVLSYAKLRGISVVECIEEDELALFCSCSGASPLASSSDVLQVRQEQLAGAEFCRPVLLGSHRYAHVRLLPQTVFAPHCLVLCGTVPGLSEQYVSAFHGAFCMLRRTCEPVDSRNLQGVFSNAPATAHVKGTHETLTNRSVKTTLEVVAVDDTNTDCPDPRCPVVEDLHSGCDSVDDEKQGGGPMTGDQRTFQEWLVDDKRNQLGSQSSSSNSHCCSVSDPDPPQSGFTCAVSNEHMVKRNSVCLINPVNVVLVNQCRVCFSDVAPGSSSRPGQSESLVEAGSMLPVGGSFEFLLQHYLKLYSTQSLHPDTKTACDLLAEAVLNIPRTIYRGKGTNRRFLQVYTEFKNEIQRKAQRKEGPVLYESVSCKYQLLLSVLQCLRTLVAADFLIHVGEKTLTVTERDSEDSDSFC, from the exons ATGAAAGATGTGCAGAGTTTGGGCATCGGGACCCTGGTGCAGATCGCCGAAACTCTGGAGTCCATTGTTGGTCGCTGTTTCGGACCACATGGGGGCCAGGTGCTTTTCACAAAGGCCACTGGAGAAGTGCTTTTAACACGAGATGGAAAACAGATATTCACTTCCCTCTTACTGGATCACCCCGTAGCCAG AGTGCTGGTGGATTGTATTTCTGTCCACTGCAGTGTGACTGGAGACGGTGCCAAGTCGTTCATTCTGCTCCTGTCTGCGCTGCTCCGAGGGCTGCAGGCCTCAGTGGGAAAGGGCACGGCAGGACAAACCACCTGTCACCGCTCTTTAAACAGGGGAAAACAAGTGAGTCACGAATTGAGGCGGGTGGCCAACTGTCTCCTCACATTTCAGACGCATGTCCTGGAGGGAATTATACAGCAGCACCTCGGCCAGCATGTCACGTCTTTGTTTTCCCATGATGGCCGGACCACGGGGAAAGATAAGCTGCAGTCGATTATGGAGGCGTACTTCTGTGGAAAGACAGGCCGTGCTCACTGCAGGTTGCTCAGCGCGTTGGCTTGCGATTACTATTTCAAATGTAACTGTGAAGGGAACAGGGTGGGGGCGCTGAGTTTAATTTGTGAACACTTCTCTGAGCTGCACACGACAGTAACAGGCCTCCCTGTGAGCAGCTCCCAGATCTTGGAAGGACTAGTCCTCCACAGAGATTTCACGGTGCATTGCCCCACAGATGGCCAGTTAAACATCGTGGTTGTTACAGAACCTATTCAGCCTTCTTTCTCGGCCTCTGGTACAACACTACACCTTGGATCAGATTCTCAGCTGCAGAGCTGTTATAGCTGGATCAGTGACAGAGTGGAAGAAATGATGAACTCTTTACATCAGAGCCAGGTAAAGCTCCTATTGTCTAGTGTAAAGCAATCTGACCTTGTCCTTTCTTATGCCAAGCTGAGAGGTATATCTGTCGTGGAATGTATCGAGGAAGATGAGCTGGCTTTGTTCTGCAGCTGTAGTGGAGCATCACCATTGGCTTCGTCTTCAGACGTTCTCCAGGTCAGACAGGAGCAGCTTGCCGGCGCAGAGTTTTGCAGACCTGTGTTGCTCGGGTCCCACAGATACGCACACGTGCGCTTGCTGCCTCAGACCGTCTTTGCCCCGCACTGTCTGGTTCTTTGTGGGACCGTCCCAGGACTCTCAGAACAGTACGTCTCTGCCTTCCATGGTGCTTTCTGCATGCTGCGTCGAACCTGTGAGCCGGTTGATTCCCGAAACTTGCAGGGCGTGTTCAGCAATGCTCCAGCCACTGCTCATGTCAAAGGCACCCATGAAACCTTAACCAACCGTAGCGTGAAGACTACTCTGGAGGTAGTTGCCGTTGATGACACAAACACGGACTGTCCTGATCCTCGGTGTCCGGTCGTCGAGGATCTGCATTCTGGCTGTGATTCAGTTGATGATGAAAAGCAGGGGGGGGGACCAATGACAGGAGATCAGAGGACGTTTCAGGAATGGCTTGTTGATGATAAACGTAATCAGTTAGGAAGTCAGAGCTCGTCTTCAAACAGTCACTGCTGCAGCGTGTCAGATCCAGATCCCCCCCAGTCTGGCTTCACGTGTGCTGTTTCTAATGAGCACATGGTGAAAAGAAACTCAGTTTGTCTGATCAACCCAGTAAATGTTGTGCTAGTAAATCAGTGCAGAGTCTGCTTTAGTGATGTTGCACCTGGCAGTTCCAGCAGACCAGGGCAGTCTGAGAGTTTAGTAGAAGCTGGCAGCATGTTGCCAGTAGGAGGCAGTTTTGAGTTTCTTTTACAGCACTATCTGAAGCTGTACTCCACACAGAGCCTCCATCCTGACACAAAGACAGCATGTGATCTCTTAGCAGAGGCTGTGCTCAACATACCCAGGACTATTTACAGAGGAAAAGGAACAAACAGACGCTTTTTACAAGTGTACACCGAGTTTAAAAACGAGATCCAGAGAAAAGCCCAAAGGAAGGAGGGCCCTGTGTTGTATGAGTCCGTGTCCTGTAAATATCAGCTGCTGCTCTCAGTGTTGCAGTGTCTGAGGACGCTGGTGGCAGCTGACTTTTTGATTCATGTGGGCGAAAAAACTCTGACCGTAACGGAAAGGGATTCAGAAGACAGTGACTCATTTTGTTAA